One window of Thermus islandicus DSM 21543 genomic DNA carries:
- a CDS encoding COG1470 family protein — protein MKRLALGLNALFLALLPLALAQADLTLSPARLEFALPFGGSAEERVVLKNGLPREEALQVRLLPFALDPRGNVVESPKRNLCPHLEVAPTALVLPPGGSAEVRVRVKAPQGEGTLACLVVFSASPRPLERGGVRLSVRPELGLAVYLTLRGTERPAFRAKVGGAGESLPLLLENPGNVLERVSGEARVFDGEGREVARLPLEAVPVFPGGYRELFLRPDPPLPRGRYRVALILEGAYGRYAAEGTWDVP, from the coding sequence ATGAAACGCCTCGCCCTTGGCCTAAACGCCCTCTTCTTGGCCCTCCTCCCCCTCGCCCTGGCCCAGGCCGACCTCACCCTCTCCCCGGCGAGGCTGGAGTTCGCCCTTCCCTTTGGGGGAAGCGCCGAAGAGCGGGTGGTCCTCAAGAACGGCCTCCCCCGGGAGGAGGCCCTCCAGGTCCGCCTCCTTCCCTTCGCCTTGGATCCCAGGGGGAACGTGGTGGAAAGCCCCAAGCGGAACCTCTGCCCCCACCTCGAGGTGGCCCCCACCGCCCTCGTCCTCCCGCCCGGGGGGAGCGCCGAGGTCCGGGTCCGGGTGAAGGCCCCCCAAGGAGAGGGCACCCTCGCCTGCCTGGTGGTGTTCTCCGCGAGCCCAAGGCCCCTGGAGAGGGGAGGGGTGCGGCTTTCCGTCCGCCCCGAACTCGGCCTCGCCGTCTACCTGACCCTCCGGGGCACGGAGCGCCCGGCCTTCCGGGCGAAGGTGGGGGGAGCGGGGGAGAGCCTTCCCCTCCTCCTGGAGAACCCGGGGAACGTCCTAGAGAGGGTCTCGGGGGAAGCCCGGGTCTTTGACGGGGAGGGCAGGGAGGTGGCGAGGCTTCCCCTGGAGGCGGTCCCCGTCTTCCCGGGCGGATACCGGGAGCTTTTCCTGAGGCCCGACCCTCCCCTCCCTAGGGGGCGCTACCGGGTGGCCCTGATCCTGGAGGGCGCCTACGGGCGGTACGCGGCGGAGGGAACGTGGGACGTGCCCTAG
- a CDS encoding ABC transporter ATP-binding protein: MTERSALRRLLPYLAPYRGPYLLGVGAGLLSIGFFVLGPYFLRLAVDALGRGGPYGHYALGLLLAAGASGLLSYLMRRLSVVASRQVEYDLRRDLFHHLLRLDRGFYQGTRVGDLMNRLNTDLSAVREMVGPGVMMGSRLSFLVLLAFGSMYAVNARLAFYLTLILPAIGLFMFYLLRLVDRRYREAQEAFDRISTLAQEAFSGVRVVKGYAIEGRMLSRFQALNREYVERSLALARVEGPMHALLGFLMGFAFLTVLWVGGRMVVQGELSLGQLVQFNAYLAQLTWPILGLGWVLAMYQRGLTSLRRLLELLDEKPRIRDEDPLPLSPEDLSGEVRFQGVGLQVGGRWLLKDITLTVPEGMTLGITGRTGAGKSLLAALVPRLLDPTEGQVLVGGYEVRRIPLAALRRAVGVAPQEPFLFSETLLDNLAFGLERPDRERVEWAAKLAGIHEEILSFPGGYGTVLGERGITLSGGQRQRVALARALAKRPKVLILDDALSAVDTETEARILQGLKTVLGRQTTFLISHRTATLRHADWIIVLDGGRIVEEGTHESLLEAGGLYAELDRIQRMEQEVEE; this comes from the coding sequence ATGACCGAGCGGTCAGCCCTCCGCCGCCTCCTGCCCTACCTGGCCCCCTACCGGGGGCCGTACCTCCTCGGGGTGGGGGCAGGCCTCCTTTCCATCGGTTTTTTCGTCCTGGGGCCCTACTTTCTCCGCCTGGCCGTGGACGCCCTCGGCCGCGGCGGGCCCTACGGGCACTACGCCCTCGGCCTTCTCCTCGCGGCCGGGGCCTCTGGCCTCCTCTCCTACCTCATGCGCCGCCTCTCCGTGGTGGCGAGCCGCCAGGTGGAGTACGACCTGAGGCGGGACCTCTTCCACCACCTCCTCCGCCTGGACCGGGGCTTCTACCAGGGGACGCGGGTGGGGGACTTGATGAACCGCCTGAACACCGACCTTTCTGCGGTGCGGGAGATGGTGGGCCCGGGGGTCATGATGGGCAGCCGCCTCTCCTTTTTGGTCCTCTTGGCCTTCGGCTCCATGTATGCGGTGAACGCCCGCCTGGCCTTCTACCTTACCCTGATCCTGCCCGCCATCGGCCTCTTCATGTTCTACCTCCTGAGGCTCGTGGACCGCCGCTACCGGGAGGCCCAGGAGGCCTTTGACCGGATCAGCACCCTGGCTCAGGAGGCCTTCAGCGGCGTCCGGGTGGTGAAGGGGTACGCCATCGAGGGCCGGATGCTGTCCCGCTTCCAGGCCCTGAACCGGGAGTATGTGGAAAGGAGCCTGGCCCTGGCCCGGGTGGAGGGGCCCATGCACGCCCTCCTGGGCTTCCTCATGGGCTTTGCCTTCCTTACGGTGCTCTGGGTGGGGGGGAGGATGGTGGTGCAAGGGGAGCTCTCCTTGGGCCAGCTGGTGCAGTTCAACGCCTACCTGGCCCAGCTCACCTGGCCCATCCTGGGCCTGGGCTGGGTCCTGGCCATGTACCAGCGGGGCCTCACCAGCCTTAGGCGGCTTCTGGAGCTTCTGGACGAGAAGCCCCGCATCCGGGACGAAGACCCCCTGCCCCTCTCCCCGGAGGACCTCTCGGGGGAGGTGCGCTTCCAGGGGGTGGGGCTTCAGGTGGGGGGGCGGTGGCTCCTTAAGGACATCACCCTCACCGTACCCGAGGGCATGACCCTGGGCATTACCGGGCGCACCGGTGCCGGGAAGAGCCTCCTCGCCGCCCTGGTGCCGAGGCTTTTGGACCCCACGGAGGGCCAGGTCCTGGTGGGGGGATACGAGGTCCGCCGGATTCCCCTCGCCGCCCTCAGGCGGGCGGTGGGGGTGGCCCCTCAGGAGCCCTTCCTCTTCAGCGAAACCCTCCTGGACAACCTGGCCTTCGGGCTGGAAAGGCCTGACCGGGAGCGGGTGGAGTGGGCGGCGAAGCTGGCGGGCATCCACGAGGAGATCCTCTCCTTCCCTGGGGGCTATGGGACCGTGCTGGGGGAGCGGGGCATCACCCTCTCCGGCGGCCAGCGCCAGCGGGTGGCCCTGGCCCGGGCCCTGGCCAAGAGGCCCAAGGTCCTCATCCTGGATGACGCCCTAAGCGCCGTGGACACCGAGACCGAGGCCCGGATCCTCCAGGGCCTGAAGACGGTCCTCGGCCGCCAGACCACCTTCCTCATCTCCCACCGCACCGCCACCCTGCGCCACGCCGACTGGATCATCGTCTTGGATGGGGGGAGGATCGTGGAGGAGGGCACCCACGAGAGCCTCCTCGAGGCGGGCGGCCTCTACGCCGAGCTGGACCGCATCCAGCGTATGGAGCAAGAGGTGGAGGAATGA
- a CDS encoding ABC transporter ATP-binding protein — protein MIQEDAYSKAFDRVLFARILEYVRPYRLQVGLALFFLLLATLTAAATPLFFKWAIDGALVPKEAKPLSERFALLLGLSLGFLLVRGVNFAATYAETYLIQWVGQRVLFDLRSALFAKFMRLHPGFYDRNPVGRLMTRITSDVDAINQFITGGLVGVIADLFTLVGLLAFMLFLSPKLTLVVLLVVPILLWVTAWVRNGMRAAYREMRLRLARLNAALQENLSGVETIQLFVKEKEREERFDRLSQDLLRAWVEIIRWFALFFPVVGFLGDLAVAGLLFVGGGEVVRGAASLGLLVAFVDYTRQLFQPLQDLSDKFNLFQGAMASAERIFGILDAEEELKDPPHPKPIRRFRGEVEFRDVWLAYTPKGVEPSEGDFVLKGVSFHIRPGEKVALVGATGAGKTSVVSLIARFYDPQRGQVLLDGEDVRRYRQEELRRHIGIVLQDPFLFSGTVLDNLRLFDPSIPEERVVEVARFLGVHEAILRLPQGYHTLLGERGAGLSTGEKQLLALVRALLMSPELLLILDEATANVDSETEARLQEALYRAMEGRTAILIAHRLSTIRRVDRILVFRKGRLVEEGTHEALLEKGGYYATLYRLQYAD, from the coding sequence ATGATCCAGGAGGACGCCTACAGCAAGGCGTTTGACCGGGTTCTTTTCGCCCGAATTCTGGAGTACGTCAGGCCCTACCGCCTCCAGGTGGGGCTCGCCCTCTTCTTTCTCCTCCTCGCCACCCTCACCGCCGCCGCCACCCCCCTCTTCTTCAAGTGGGCCATTGACGGGGCCCTGGTGCCCAAGGAGGCCAAGCCCCTTTCCGAGCGCTTCGCCCTCCTTTTGGGGTTGAGCCTGGGCTTCCTCCTGGTGCGGGGGGTGAACTTCGCCGCCACCTACGCCGAGACCTACCTCATCCAGTGGGTGGGACAACGGGTCCTCTTTGACCTGAGGAGCGCCCTCTTCGCCAAGTTCATGCGCCTCCACCCGGGCTTTTACGACCGGAATCCCGTGGGCCGCCTCATGACCCGGATCACCTCCGACGTGGACGCCATCAACCAGTTCATCACCGGGGGGCTCGTGGGGGTCATCGCCGACCTCTTTACCCTCGTGGGCCTCCTCGCCTTCATGCTCTTCCTTAGCCCCAAGCTCACCCTGGTGGTCCTCCTGGTGGTCCCCATCCTCCTTTGGGTCACGGCCTGGGTGCGGAACGGTATGCGGGCCGCCTACCGGGAGATGCGCCTGAGGCTTGCCCGCCTTAACGCCGCCCTTCAGGAAAACCTCTCCGGGGTGGAGACCATCCAGCTCTTTGTGAAGGAGAAGGAGCGGGAGGAGCGGTTTGACCGCCTGAGCCAAGACCTCCTCCGGGCCTGGGTGGAGATCATCCGCTGGTTCGCCCTCTTCTTCCCTGTGGTGGGCTTTCTGGGGGACCTGGCGGTGGCGGGCCTCCTCTTCGTCGGTGGGGGAGAGGTGGTGCGGGGAGCCGCTTCCTTGGGCCTCCTGGTGGCCTTTGTGGACTACACCCGCCAGCTCTTCCAGCCTCTCCAGGACCTTTCGGACAAGTTCAACCTCTTCCAGGGGGCCATGGCCAGCGCCGAGCGCATCTTCGGCATCCTGGACGCGGAGGAGGAGCTCAAGGACCCTCCCCACCCCAAGCCCATCCGGCGCTTCCGGGGGGAGGTGGAGTTTAGGGACGTCTGGCTCGCCTACACCCCCAAGGGGGTGGAGCCCTCGGAGGGGGACTTTGTGCTCAAGGGGGTTTCCTTCCACATCCGCCCCGGGGAGAAGGTGGCCCTGGTGGGGGCCACGGGGGCGGGGAAGACCAGCGTGGTGAGCCTCATCGCCCGCTTCTACGACCCCCAGAGGGGCCAGGTCCTTCTAGACGGGGAGGACGTGCGGCGCTACCGCCAGGAGGAGCTCCGACGCCATATCGGCATCGTCCTCCAGGACCCCTTCCTCTTCTCCGGCACCGTCTTGGACAACCTCCGCCTCTTTGACCCCTCCATTCCCGAGGAGAGGGTGGTGGAGGTGGCCAGGTTTCTGGGGGTGCACGAGGCGATCCTGCGCCTACCCCAGGGCTACCACACCCTTCTTGGGGAACGGGGGGCGGGGCTTTCCACGGGGGAGAAGCAGCTTTTGGCCCTGGTGCGGGCCCTCCTCATGAGCCCTGAACTCCTCCTCATCCTGGACGAGGCCACGGCCAACGTGGACTCGGAGACGGAGGCCCGCCTGCAGGAGGCCCTCTACCGGGCCATGGAGGGGAGGACGGCCATCCTCATCGCCCACCGCCTCTCCACCATCCGCAGGGTGGACCGCATCCTGGTCTTCCGCAAGGGAAGGCTGGTGGAGGAGGGCACCCACGAGGCCCTCCTGGAAAAGGGGGGGTACTACGCCACCCTCTACCGCCTGCAGTATGCGGACTAG
- a CDS encoding bifunctional folylpolyglutamate synthase/dihydrofolate synthase: MTYREALDWLYGKRRQGPRGTERVRALLARLGHPEGAFPAVHVLGTNGKGSVVAYLEAAFRARGLLYGAYTSPHLLDFRERIRTHLGLIPEERVVGFVEWARGEAWEEPPGFFDLATALAFQHFREVGVALAAVEAGVGGEKDATNALSRVVLTVLTHVGEDHLEALGGSLEAVAREKAGAFREGVPVVTGAKGVGLEVARRVAEERGAPLFVLDPQDPLFALPAPPALRGAFQEQNARLAAAALRLLGLPEEAIARGLREAENPGRLERFLLGGVEVYLDGAHNPPAAEALAREFAAYHLVFGAFPRKDAKGVLAHLLPKAQSVRYTRAGEGALGRELGEPFFEDPWEALLEAVARAHEDGLPVLATGSLYLVGALRGRLSPGPPPGSSPQGR, translated from the coding sequence ATGACCTACCGCGAGGCCCTGGACTGGCTGTACGGGAAGAGGCGGCAGGGCCCCCGGGGGACGGAGCGGGTACGGGCGCTCCTCGCCCGCCTCGGCCACCCCGAGGGGGCCTTCCCGGCGGTGCACGTCCTCGGCACCAACGGCAAGGGGAGCGTGGTGGCCTACCTCGAGGCCGCCTTCCGTGCCCGGGGCCTCCTCTACGGGGCCTACACCAGCCCCCACCTCCTGGACTTTCGTGAGCGCATCCGCACCCACCTGGGCCTCATCCCCGAGGAGAGGGTGGTGGGCTTCGTGGAGTGGGCGAGGGGCGAGGCCTGGGAGGAGCCCCCGGGCTTCTTTGACCTCGCCACCGCCCTGGCCTTCCAGCACTTCCGGGAGGTGGGGGTGGCCCTGGCGGCGGTGGAGGCCGGGGTGGGAGGGGAGAAGGACGCCACCAACGCCCTTTCCCGGGTGGTCCTCACCGTCCTCACCCACGTGGGGGAGGACCACCTCGAGGCCTTGGGGGGGAGTCTGGAGGCCGTGGCCCGGGAGAAGGCGGGGGCCTTCCGGGAGGGGGTGCCCGTGGTCACGGGGGCCAAGGGGGTGGGCCTGGAGGTGGCGCGGCGGGTGGCGGAGGAACGGGGGGCGCCCCTTTTCGTCCTGGACCCCCAGGACCCCCTTTTCGCCCTCCCCGCCCCCCCCGCCCTGAGGGGGGCCTTCCAGGAGCAGAACGCCCGCCTGGCGGCGGCCGCCCTCCGCCTCCTAGGCCTTCCCGAGGAGGCCATCGCCCGGGGGCTCCGGGAAGCGGAAAACCCTGGCCGCCTGGAGCGTTTCCTCCTGGGGGGGGTAGAGGTCTACCTGGACGGGGCCCACAACCCCCCGGCAGCGGAGGCCCTCGCCCGGGAGTTTGCCGCCTACCACCTCGTTTTTGGCGCCTTCCCCCGGAAGGACGCGAAGGGGGTTCTAGCCCACCTGCTGCCCAAGGCGCAAAGCGTCCGCTACACCCGGGCTGGGGAAGGGGCCCTGGGGCGGGAGCTTGGGGAGCCGTTCTTTGAGGATCCCTGGGAAGCTCTCCTCGAGGCCGTGGCCAGGGCCCACGAGGACGGGCTACCCGTCCTCGCCACCGGGTCCCTCTACCTGGTGGGAGCCTTGAGGGGACGGCTTAGTCCCGGGCCTCCGCCAGGGTCCTCCCCGCAGGGTCGGTGA
- a CDS encoding protease complex subunit PrcB family protein, which translates to MKAWRLPLLLLPLLAACEVLQGTGYRVAEAQLLFPEATERWAYFYGEPREVRLSEKTLRLERPRGESLWAVPEALWVDGNPLLREVGPALRPPAEAVRGVSGSLLEVRAQAPLRSSWLYDGVGWVRLTGGLREGERRTLVQPASYQTPDLSAFTGPETQVLLREVLARRGGRQVVLFELAEPVLKPLALDPAPEAYRVGALSVQYGLRVEIVAPPAPLFRILDRGVNAAYQEEAPRAFLANDPNRFAEVWNLVVQNRLPRPPAPSVDFRNRSVAAFFRGLKPTGGYGLEVAGVTYAGDAARVVLTLTAPRPGAIVTQALTSPYVVLELQKVRRVVFTDPAGRTLAEARD; encoded by the coding sequence ATGAAGGCGTGGCGCCTTCCCCTTCTCCTCCTGCCCCTCCTCGCCGCCTGCGAGGTGCTTCAGGGCACGGGCTACCGGGTGGCCGAGGCCCAGCTCCTCTTCCCCGAGGCCACGGAGCGCTGGGCCTACTTCTACGGGGAGCCCCGGGAGGTGCGGCTCTCCGAGAAGACCCTCAGGCTGGAAAGGCCTCGAGGGGAGAGCCTTTGGGCTGTTCCCGAAGCCCTCTGGGTGGACGGCAACCCCCTCCTCAGGGAGGTGGGGCCGGCCCTGAGGCCTCCCGCCGAGGCGGTGCGGGGGGTTTCGGGAAGCCTCCTGGAGGTGCGGGCCCAGGCCCCCTTGCGCTCCAGCTGGCTCTACGACGGGGTGGGCTGGGTGCGGCTCACCGGAGGCCTGAGGGAGGGGGAAAGGCGTACCCTGGTCCAGCCGGCCAGCTACCAAACCCCGGACCTCTCCGCCTTCACCGGCCCCGAGACCCAGGTCCTCCTGCGGGAGGTCCTCGCCCGGCGGGGGGGGCGGCAGGTGGTGCTCTTTGAGCTGGCCGAGCCCGTTCTGAAGCCTTTGGCCCTGGACCCGGCCCCCGAGGCCTACCGGGTCGGCGCCCTTTCCGTGCAGTACGGGCTTAGAGTGGAGATCGTGGCCCCGCCCGCGCCCCTCTTCCGCATCCTGGACCGGGGGGTAAACGCCGCCTACCAGGAGGAGGCCCCGAGGGCCTTCCTGGCCAACGACCCCAACCGCTTCGCCGAGGTCTGGAACCTGGTGGTGCAAAACCGCCTTCCCCGCCCCCCGGCCCCGAGCGTGGACTTCCGCAACAGAAGCGTGGCCGCCTTCTTCCGGGGCCTCAAACCCACAGGGGGGTACGGCCTCGAGGTGGCCGGGGTCACCTACGCCGGGGACGCCGCCCGGGTGGTCCTCACCCTCACCGCCCCCAGGCCGGGGGCCATCGTCACCCAGGCCCTGACCAGCCCCTACGTGGTCCTGGAGCTCCAGAAGGTGCGCCGGGTCGTCTTCACCGACCCTGCGGGGAGGACCCTGGCGGAGGCCCGGGACTAA
- a CDS encoding ABC transporter permease, translating to METPTRRALRRFLKSPSGKVGLVLTLGLVLLALLIPLLKPYDPATDRDYLSRLTPPSWAHPFGTDQLGRDIFTRVLHGSRISLQVGVVSVAFGLALGTLLGLLAGFFRGRTELLIGWLADLLLAFPGTLLAIAIVAVSGPSLQNAMLAIGIVQVPVYIRLARAVVLSLREQDFVQAAIALGAGNGRLLFKHILPGTLPPLVVQATLSIGTATLEAAALGFLGLGAQPPAPEWGAMIADSFKGGYAMNAPWTMIFPGLFIVLTVLAFNLLGDGLRDALDPRSP from the coding sequence ATGGAAACCCCCACTCGGAGAGCCTTAAGACGCTTCCTGAAGTCCCCCTCGGGCAAGGTGGGGCTGGTCCTCACCCTGGGCCTCGTGCTCCTCGCCCTCCTGATCCCCCTCCTCAAGCCCTACGATCCGGCCACGGACCGGGACTACCTCTCCCGCCTGACCCCCCCTTCCTGGGCCCACCCCTTCGGCACCGACCAGCTGGGCCGGGACATCTTCACCCGGGTGCTGCACGGGAGCCGCATCTCCCTGCAGGTGGGCGTGGTCTCGGTGGCCTTCGGCCTGGCCCTCGGCACCCTCCTGGGGCTCTTGGCGGGGTTTTTCCGGGGGCGCACGGAGCTTTTGATCGGCTGGCTGGCCGACCTCCTCCTGGCCTTTCCCGGAACGCTCCTCGCCATCGCCATCGTGGCCGTCTCGGGACCCAGCCTGCAAAACGCCATGCTGGCCATCGGCATCGTGCAGGTGCCGGTCTACATCCGCCTGGCCCGGGCCGTGGTCCTCTCCTTGCGGGAGCAGGACTTCGTGCAGGCGGCCATCGCCCTGGGCGCGGGCAACGGCCGCCTCCTCTTCAAGCACATCCTTCCCGGCACCCTCCCCCCCCTCGTGGTCCAGGCCACCCTCTCCATCGGGACGGCCACCCTCGAGGCCGCCGCCTTGGGCTTCCTCGGCCTCGGGGCCCAGCCCCCGGCCCCCGAGTGGGGGGCCATGATCGCCGACAGCTTCAAGGGGGGGTACGCCATGAACGCCCCCTGGACGATGATCTTCCCCGGGCTCTTCATCGTCCTCACCGTGCTCGCCTTCAACCTCCTGGGGGACGGCCTGCGGGACGCCCTAGACCCCCGGAGCCCCTAG
- a CDS encoding ABC transporter permease, whose protein sequence is MGSYVLRRLLGLVPVLFGISLLVFLFLKLIPGDPAQAILGERGSPEQLEALREKLGLNRPLHVQYLAFLRNVLTGDLGVSAVSTIPVAEELKRRWPATFELALSATLVAVALGIPMGILAAVRRNSLLDTLSMSLSLLGVSIPVFWLGLLLVYLFAVNLHWLPTGGRLSTDLALDFRPITGFLVLDGLLSLKPQVVLDALRHLLLPALTLGTIPLAILTRITRSAMLEVLSQDYVRTARAKGLSERQVILKHALKNALLPVVTIVGLQFGTLLGGAILTETIFSWPGIGSYIYEGILNRDYPVVQAGVLVVATAFVLVNLLVDLSYALLDPRIQYR, encoded by the coding sequence ATGGGAAGTTATGTTTTGAGGCGGCTTTTAGGGCTGGTCCCGGTCCTCTTCGGGATCAGCCTCCTGGTCTTTCTTTTTCTCAAGCTCATCCCCGGGGACCCCGCCCAGGCCATCCTGGGGGAGCGGGGCAGCCCGGAACAGCTCGAGGCGCTACGGGAAAAGCTTGGGCTAAACCGCCCCCTCCACGTGCAGTACCTCGCCTTCCTCAGGAACGTGCTCACCGGGGACCTCGGGGTGAGCGCCGTCTCCACCATCCCCGTGGCCGAGGAGCTGAAGCGCCGTTGGCCCGCCACCTTTGAGCTGGCCCTGAGCGCCACCCTGGTGGCGGTGGCCCTGGGCATCCCCATGGGCATCCTGGCAGCGGTGCGCAGGAACAGCCTCCTGGACACCCTCTCCATGAGCCTCTCCCTCCTTGGGGTCTCCATCCCCGTCTTCTGGCTGGGCCTCCTCCTGGTCTACCTCTTCGCGGTGAACCTCCACTGGCTCCCCACCGGAGGAAGGCTTTCCACCGACCTGGCCCTGGACTTCCGCCCCATCACCGGCTTCTTGGTCCTGGACGGGCTGCTTTCCCTCAAGCCCCAGGTGGTGCTGGACGCCCTCCGGCACCTCCTCCTCCCCGCCCTCACCCTGGGCACCATCCCCTTGGCCATCCTGACCCGCATCACCCGAAGCGCCATGCTGGAGGTCCTCTCCCAGGACTACGTGCGCACCGCCCGGGCCAAGGGCCTCTCCGAACGCCAGGTGATCCTCAAGCACGCCCTAAAAAACGCCCTTCTGCCGGTGGTGACCATCGTGGGCCTCCAGTTCGGCACCCTCCTCGGCGGGGCCATCCTGACGGAGACCATCTTCTCCTGGCCGGGCATCGGCTCCTACATCTACGAGGGCATCCTGAACCGCGATTACCCGGTGGTCCAGGCCGGGGTCTTGGTGGTGGCCACGGCCTTCGTCCTGGTCAACCTCCTGGTGGACCTTTCCTACGCCCTCCTGGACCCCCGCATCCAGTACCGGTGA
- a CDS encoding ABC transporter substrate-binding protein codes for MKKALLGLLVALGLGLAQKTLVFGANGEPVSLEPGNITDGISIYVQRQIYDTLVDFKPGSTEVTAGLATSWFSSQDGKVWTFRLRQGVRFQDGTELTAEAVKFNVERWWDPKNPTRIDAAARYEIWPELFGGFKGDPGSLLKEVQVVDKYTVRFVLTQPFPAFPAAIGSGYFGIASPSAIRKDGAKYGSPTGSAVGTGPFRLVEWRPGEQIVLERNPNYWRKGLPKMDRVVIKVIKDPAARLAALKAGTIDFTTDIPPANLKDLEADPNLQAVFRPSFNVGYLALNPAYKPFSDPRVRQAIAMAINKKAIVQGFWGKLGLTDGHFTPPSMRAFQSPKVTDYEYNPQKAKALLAEAGYPNGFDLELWYMPVSRPYFPTPKEIAEAMAADLSALGIRVKLQTKDWASYLADRKKAPGFQAYMLGWTGDYGDPQNFYDPHFACPIADLFDSAGKPLCVKELGDLLTKAATTPGLEERKRLYQQADELTFNLALRIPIVHSQPLLAKRRNVTGWTPSPLGSESFEAVEKR; via the coding sequence ATGAAAAAAGCTCTCCTCGGACTTTTGGTAGCGCTTGGCCTGGGCCTGGCCCAGAAGACCCTGGTCTTCGGGGCCAACGGGGAGCCGGTGAGCCTCGAGCCCGGCAACATCACGGACGGCATCTCCATCTACGTCCAGCGGCAGATCTACGACACCTTGGTGGACTTCAAGCCGGGGAGCACCGAGGTCACGGCGGGCCTGGCCACCAGCTGGTTCAGCAGCCAAGACGGCAAGGTCTGGACCTTCCGCCTGCGCCAGGGGGTACGGTTCCAGGACGGCACCGAGCTCACCGCCGAGGCGGTGAAGTTCAACGTGGAGCGGTGGTGGGACCCCAAGAACCCCACGCGGATTGACGCCGCCGCCCGCTACGAGATCTGGCCCGAGCTCTTCGGCGGTTTCAAGGGCGACCCCGGTTCCCTCCTGAAGGAGGTCCAGGTGGTGGACAAGTACACGGTGCGCTTCGTCCTCACCCAGCCCTTCCCCGCCTTCCCCGCCGCCATCGGCTCGGGCTACTTCGGCATCGCGAGCCCCTCCGCCATCCGCAAGGACGGGGCGAAGTATGGTTCCCCCACGGGAAGCGCCGTGGGCACCGGGCCCTTCCGCCTCGTGGAGTGGCGGCCCGGGGAGCAGATCGTCTTGGAGAGGAACCCCAATTACTGGCGCAAGGGCCTCCCCAAGATGGACCGGGTGGTCATCAAGGTCATCAAGGACCCCGCCGCCCGCCTGGCGGCCCTCAAGGCCGGGACGATTGACTTCACCACCGACATCCCCCCCGCCAACCTCAAGGACCTCGAGGCCGACCCGAACCTCCAGGCCGTCTTCCGCCCCTCGTTCAACGTGGGCTACCTGGCCCTGAACCCCGCCTACAAGCCCTTCTCCGACCCCAGGGTGCGCCAGGCCATCGCCATGGCCATCAACAAGAAGGCCATCGTCCAGGGCTTCTGGGGGAAGCTGGGGCTAACGGACGGGCACTTCACCCCCCCTTCCATGAGGGCCTTCCAGTCGCCCAAGGTGACGGACTACGAGTACAACCCCCAGAAGGCCAAAGCCCTCCTGGCGGAGGCGGGGTACCCGAACGGGTTTGACCTGGAGCTCTGGTACATGCCCGTCTCCCGGCCCTACTTCCCCACCCCCAAGGAGATCGCCGAGGCCATGGCCGCAGACCTCTCCGCCCTCGGCATCCGGGTGAAGCTCCAGACCAAGGACTGGGCCAGCTACCTGGCCGACCGCAAGAAGGCCCCCGGCTTCCAGGCCTACATGCTGGGCTGGACCGGGGACTACGGCGACCCGCAGAACTTCTACGATCCCCACTTCGCCTGCCCCATCGCCGACCTCTTTGACAGCGCAGGCAAGCCCCTCTGCGTGAAGGAGCTCGGCGACCTCCTCACCAAGGCGGCCACCACCCCGGGCCTCGAGGAGCGCAAGCGGCTTTACCAGCAGGCCGACGAGCTCACCTTCAACCTGGCCCTCCGCATCCCCATCGTCCACTCCCAGCCCCTCCTTGCCAAGCGGAGGAACGTGACCGGCTGGACCCCGAGCCCTCTGGGCTCCGAGTCCTTTGAGGCGGTGGAGAAGCGCTAG
- a CDS encoding ABC transporter ATP-binding protein: MSLLELVDVHTYYGHIHALKGISLRVEEGEIVTLIGSNGAGKTTTLRTISGLVKPRQGEVRFQGRPIHRLPPHEIVALGVGHVPEGRKIFPRLTVEENLEIGAYLEKDRKVVEARKDQVFALFPRLHERRHQKGGTLSGGEQQMLAIGRALMQNPRILLMDEPSMGLAPVLVDFIFETIQQLNREGKTILLVEQNARLALQIAHRGYVLATGEITLFGPAGELAQNPEVQKAYLGEG, encoded by the coding sequence ATGAGCCTCTTGGAGCTCGTGGACGTCCACACCTACTACGGACACATCCACGCCCTGAAGGGGATCTCCCTCCGGGTAGAGGAGGGGGAGATCGTGACCCTGATCGGCTCCAACGGGGCAGGCAAAACCACCACCCTGCGCACCATCAGCGGCCTAGTGAAGCCCCGGCAGGGGGAGGTGCGCTTCCAGGGGAGGCCCATCCACCGCCTCCCCCCCCATGAGATCGTGGCCCTGGGGGTGGGGCACGTGCCCGAGGGGCGGAAGATCTTCCCCCGGCTCACCGTGGAGGAAAACCTGGAGATCGGGGCCTACCTGGAAAAGGACCGCAAGGTGGTGGAGGCGCGCAAGGACCAGGTCTTCGCCCTCTTTCCCCGCCTTCACGAGCGCCGCCACCAAAAAGGGGGAACCCTCTCCGGCGGGGAGCAGCAGATGCTGGCCATCGGCCGGGCCCTCATGCAAAACCCCCGCATCCTCCTCATGGACGAACCCTCCATGGGCCTGGCCCCGGTGCTGGTGGACTTCATCTTTGAAACCATCCAGCAGCTGAACCGGGAGGGGAAGACCATCCTCCTCGTGGAGCAAAACGCCCGCTTGGCCCTCCAGATCGCCCACCGGGGCTACGTCCTCGCCACGGGGGAGATCACCCTCTTTGGGCCCGCCGGGGAGCTGGCCCAGAACCCCGAGGTGCAGAAGGCCTACCTGGGGGAAGGCTAG